In the Sarcophilus harrisii chromosome 1, mSarHar1.11, whole genome shotgun sequence genome, one interval contains:
- the YAE1 gene encoding protein YAE1 homolog: MSWLRAACARPGQDGSADADVFDDEADETLPAQREWRNRVERRVREGYRDGVDAGKAAVLQQGFNQGYKEGARVILQYGQLRGTLSALLSWCHLQDNGSPWIAPLNDLLDAVGQSEESVLQHLTSIPPQPHVGDLLDSLQDMDLCPSVSVHEKIEEERPGRCSADLNKNCHPKADQHSCPHSPDCRTQRGTCPPKPNFSWILEQTANIVQQLGLSVDILQNIEQPGN; encoded by the exons ATGTCGTGGCTGAGGGCGGCATGCGCGAGACCCGGGCAGGACGGGAGCGCGGACGCGGACGTATTCGACGACGAAGCGGACGAGACGCTGCCGGCGCAGCGGGAGTGGCGGAACCGCGTGGAGCGGCGCGTGCGG GAAGGTTACAGAGACGGGGTCGATGCGGGGAAAGCAGCCGTCCTGCAGCAGGGCTTCAATCAAGGTTATAAGGAGGGCGCCAGAGTCATCCTCCAATATGGGCAGCTCCGAGGAACCCTAAG TGCTCTGCTCTCCTGGTGTCACCTGCAGGATAACGGTTCTCCTTGGATCGCTCCCCTGAATGACCTTCTGGACGCTGTGGGCCAGTCTGAAGAGTCTGTGCTCCAGCACCTGACCTCCATCCCTCCACAGCCCCACGTGGGGGACTTGTTGGACTCCCTCCAGGACATGGACCTTTGTCCCTCGGTCTCGGTCCATGAAAAGATCGAAGAGGAAAGACCCGGGAGGTGCTCTGCCGACCTCAACAAAAACTGCCACCCCAAGGCCGATCAGCACAGTTGCCCCCATTCTCCAGACTGCAGAACACAGAGGGGGACATGTCCCCCAAAGCCTAACTTCTCTTGGATTTTAGAACAAACTGCCAACATAGTGCAACAGCTGGGCCTGTCCGTGGACATCCTGCAGAACATTGAGCAGCCAGGAAACTAG